The DNA window GCATCCTCGCTGGCAGGGCGACAATCTCTTGAAGAACATCGAACTTGTCAACAACGTTGAGGCTCTtgcaaagaagaagggctGCACCGTAAGTCAGATCGCCATCAACTGGCTACTGTCTCTTTCTCAACGTCCCGGCATGCCCAAGATTATCCCTATCCCTGGGTCGACGAAGCCTGACCGTATCCGGGAGAATGCCACAATTGTTGACCTGACCGACGAGGATTTGCATGATATTGACAGTCTGCTCGCCTCCTTTACCCCAGCGGGCGAGCGATATCCTCCTCAGCATATGAAATATGTCGACGCGTGATAGGCAGATAAGGAAAATCGGCGAGAACTAGCCAGGCAGCATATACAGGATGTTTGGCATTTCGGGTTTCGGTTAGTTTTTGGCAAGGCAGGAAGAACACTGGATAGTTAGAGAAAATACATATACGATCATGATATTTGTTCTTAGGTAATCTTATTCAAATTTTCATAACTTCGTGTAATCATGAACCACGCATTAGGGTCGTTTCGAACAAACCCACAACCATGACACTATGTCCCTCAGATGACCAGATAGATCGGCAAGGAATGAGGGCCGTCTCGCAGTTGTCTCCAGTGCTGTCCCAGATGGACTTGACTTGAAGAGCGTCTGCGTATACCATAGAAAGCTTGCTGCGTACAGCCTCCGGCCCATGATGGAGGAATCGCTGGAAAGACTCACGGATAACTTTTTGCATATCTGTTTTTAAGTCGCTCAGGGCCAAAGACTGGTCCCCATCAGCACCAGCATATGACACCGTGCTATATACAACAGTTGCAGTTTCAGTGGTGACAACTGAATGCCATGTATTCCAACCAAGAGCATTGACTTCAAGAGGAGGAACCAACACAAGGCTGCCCTCTTCAACTCTCGAAAGGCCGTTATGAGCATGCCATTCTACTGCTGACTGCCGTGGTAGCTCTTCGACTTCAGCGGCAAACATGGGAGGGACACATGTCTCAGGCTCATTCTGCTGACGAAGAGGGAGGGCATCCCAGTCAGGAATGGCTTTTCGAGCTGTCTTATCATCGTTACCGAGTGACATGTAAGCAGGATTGAACTTTAGGTCCCAAAGATCAGGGCCACCATcagcctcctcttcttcatctggagACCCATGTGCTTTCCTCCAAACACATCCTGCATGCTGAGCACTGCGCTGAATCTCGACTGAGGAGGCAGCCCGTGGGAAATAAGCAACAGAACTTGTCCACCACTGAACCTTCATCTCTTGGCCTACTCGCCAGAGGTGTTGCAGAGACAGCACTATCTGGAGCTCGTGTGACTTTTCAGATGGGTTAGGTAACAGCATTGTTGCTGGGATCAGGGGTATCTGCCCTGCAATAGAGATGCATCTCAGCCCTGTGGCTTGATGGTGAGCTGTCACCGGCACATCAATAGCTTGGCTGTATGGACCTATGTTTGCAGGCGCCCAGTAGGATCTGGATTGCACATGTAGACCATTGCGGTCTTGTGACGTCTTGGATGTAGGCGCATTGAGATAGACAGCAATGTTCACGCCTTTGGGTAGTAGGTCGCCACAGGAAATAGTCACTCGAGATGGCGGGTTTGGTTTTGGGAACAATTTCCCGTACTCACCATTAACCTTTGGGAAATCTGACATGCGCCGTAGAACAATGATAGTGCTTATGACCTGGGAGAGCTGAATACCAGCTTCTGATGCTAGCACTCTGATCTTCCCTGCCACTTGAAGCGTCTCCTCTTGGATTGACCTTTCACCTGTGGTGGCGTCTGGAAGAATAAACCAACGCTGAGTTTCGACATCCTCAGTTGAGGACACAGTATCTCTAGTCGGCGGCACCCACTTCCCGGTAACTGCTGAGGCGTCTGTATCCTTCAGCTGGTCCAGGGGCAGTGGCAGCTCATCGAACACAGCCTTGAATCGTGGATCGAGGAGATCGGGCACCCGAACTGTTGGCTTGGGTGCAGGATCTTGTTTATCCTCTACCCGCGCACCAGCCAACAACAGCCATGAGCAACCACCTCCTTCGCGCACGATCTTGCGCCCCTGTTCCAGGATAGAAATTTTCTTCCTAAACAGTGAGGAAGGACCATCCACAACAAGCGTCTCAAACTCACCACCCTCTCCCAAAGCTGCGGCGCCTTGAGTCGAGCCAAATTTGCGCAATGCACTCTTGACACGGCGTGAACCAGTCTCGCTTGACACACGTTCCCACAGATGGTCTTCGTCTAGACCAGCACTGGCAACTTTTATGATCCGTGCTTCTAGTCCAGCATTGGCCATATCGATTAGCAGCTGCGTGTCGTCTGCGATGGCTCCAGGCGGGGGTGGCAAGATCGGATACTGCCATAGGTAGGCCAGGGGCACGAGGCCCAGACGGAGTGCTATTGACTCAACACGGGTGCGTTGGTAGGTGGACAGGATAGCACCTGCACAGACAGCATTGGCCTCTGGATGACGGGCGACAATAGCCTGTAACAAGGGCAACATGGACTCTGTTTCGTCGGCGCTATCGCCCTGGTCCTTGCCCTGAGCTTCGACCGTGGCATCGTAGTCCCTCTCGTGGCGAACCGCACGTCCAGTGATGGGCAGCCGATAGAGTGGCAGCCCAGTTGCAGCGGCGTACAGGGGGAGAACCTCATGCCCGACAGTCTGGTACATGAAACTGTTCAGATCCGTTTCGGAAGGCTCCCCGGAGTCCTGGCCATCATGTCCATGTCTTTCGGAAGGCTGAGGTACCCATGTCTCCGGATGAATATGCTGGAAGCCCTCTGGAGATAGGATATCAGGGGATGTGTGGTCGCTGGTCCTTGGCCCAGCCTCAGTGGCGTCTTCCTGACGGAACGGTGATTGTCCGCGTGGGATACCGTTGACACCTGAATATGTGCCTGAGCTTGAGTCGGATGTCAAAGTCCCTGATCCTGATCCTGATCCTGGGAAAAGATTTGCAAGAGCTACGATCCGATGACCGTGCTCTATACAGTGGATCAGATTGAAGAAGCTGTCTTTACCTCCCGAGATTAGGGCAATGACATTCAGCTGCTCCGAAGTCATGGTGGATATTGCCTTTTGCCGTATGTGACTGACCAGCACGGCTGTAGAATTGCCCAGAAAGGCAAACAGTCAACGGCCGGAAAACGAGGCCCCGAGCAAAAGTAATCTGGCAACAATCAGCAACAGCCCAGAAAACAAATTAGAAGGCTTTAGGAAGAAGGCTATGGCGTACTTGAGATTACGTGCCAATATTTGATGAAGTGTAGCGCGGTTTAGTGTGTGGTGTGGTGTATGGTGTAAAAGTAAGTATCGATAGTGTGAAGCAGATTCATTTGGTGGTGGATGTTTTAGACTGTTTTCTCTGTGGATCCTGGGCTTACAATCACTTACCCAGTTACCTAACCTGACCAAGTAAGCAAGAGGAAGGCCAACACTGGAAGAAAACTATAATGGCTGGCCTGACTCCATGAGATTCATCTCGGGATGGCTGAACTAACAAATAAGGGACAAGTCCCTGGATGATCTAGCCAGCTTGAGATGAACAAACAATTTTACTCCCCAGAGGTGTTAGTTCAGGACCTTATTTTGTCCCCTGGCCTCGTGCTAACCAGCCGGAATTCAGCCTTTGAAGAGGCGTCGATCAATGGGAATGGCTTTTTTTCATCACCGTCAGTCCCGTCTTGTGTAATTTCCTCGCCCCGTCTCTACACATGTCAGGGCTGTCGTGTTGCCGTCCGTGTTATATAGGAATGGCGTGGTGGAGAGGTTACCGTCCGAGCCATGACGATCACCAAAGGAATACGTGAGACATCAGGGTCTTTCTCTGATAGAGCCGCGAGCGTTAGGTAGACGACATGTGCCGGCATCTGCCAATGGTGCTTTACGCCCAGAAACCACACTTGCGTTGTTAGCCTGAGAAACGAGTAATGTATATGATCAGTCCCACCTGTAGGAAGCGCTACCCGTGGAttttcaacaccaacaccaacgccAACACGGACAGGATAGACAGGGTCCATGTCCCCGAGCACAACTGGGGCACTACCTACGATCGCCGATCTGAACTCTTTCTTCATTTCTAGCCTCGACTGAAATGTCCGTCGAGATGAGAAGAACGGACTAGAGAGAGGTAGCCAGCCACTCCTCCAAGTTGTAAACGTGGTGGTGCAGTGTTTGATGTATCAGTAGGTTATCCAGGGTCCATGCAAGGTCCCGCGGGTGCTACCGGCGATTGTGAAAAGCTTGGCTCTGAGAACTATGGTACTGCACAGTAGTAACACTACTGCAAAATGAGCATGTGTTGCTTCGACTCAAACATACCAAGTTGATTCGGATGGGCCCAAATTTCCTTTGCGCGTACAGAGTAGAATAAACCAGAAGAACCATGTCACAAGGGGCAATCACAAGGCAATGAACTTAATATGTAGCAATAAAATGTAGATTGTTGATCAATAGATCAAACTTCTAATGTATACATGTAGCGCTGTAAGGATGAATGAGTGTCATGATTGTGACCAGCACATTCCTATCCTTGACATCTCTAAATCCAGCAACAGGCAAACGACAGACAAAGAATCAGAGTAAACACAAGAATAGAGGAGACGAAAGACAAGACCCCTTCATCTCTCAAAGCCCTCAAGTGATACCTTCACTCTGGCAAACCTTCAGTTCCAGCTTCCGGTCGCCCAAGATGATTACAACGAGTGTAAGAACGGCAAGCCGCCAAATTTGTATGGTAGTCTTTGTCGCTGGCAAACTCATCACACCTTCGTTTCGCTCCCAGGTGTGGATTTCCAAATATTCTCAAATCAAATAATTTTTCCCCTCTTCGCGCCAGATGTATCCGTTGAAAAACAAAGTCGCCCAGGTAGCCATGCTCAAACGGCGGTGTGCACGATTGGCAGTCGCAATGCATTGAAACTCTTGAACAAAAACAAGATGTAGATAAAAATCAAATTTCCTCCTTATTGTCGTCATGCGTAGAGGAAGCTGTGAATATTGTTGATACAGGTTATAGTGACGGTTTGTAAATGCATTCATTACCGCTTGCACTCTTTTGTGATTCCCTTAAGCCCAAGGGTGTATGCCCCAAATGGAAAAATGTTCCGTGACCCAAATGCCACCATCAAATAGATGCGGGTggccgaagaagaagaaggtcgtCAGCGTCGTTTCGGCATATGTCAAGACAGTCGACTGACTCTCTTGATCATGTTAGATATTAAATAGTGTTGAAACCATTTAGTCGGAgcgcttgcgcttcttcttgtcctggTTGCTTCCCTCATCCGAGGAAAGTTCACTGGCGCTGCCAGGAACCTCAGAGGCGATCTGGAAGAGGACCTTGCcgtaattactataatcgtCGGCAGCAGACACCATGGAGGCATCGTAGGCATGGGAGTCATCATCAATCAAGTTCATGACGATGGCACCGCTGCCGTGGGTTCGGGCGTGCTGAGCCAAGTTGTCGCTTCGAGAGAACTTCTTACCACACTCGTTGCATTCAAAGGGCTTCTCTTGTGTGTGGAGAGAGCGGTAGTGGCGCTTGAGGTGTTCCTGGCGGCGGAAACGGCGGTTGCAAAGATCACAGACAAAGGTCTTGGAGGGGTCCTCAGTAAGAGACTGCTTGCGTCCTCGGCGGTTGGCAGGAGCAGGGAGAGGAGCAGGAGAACCCTCGGAACCAGAGGAGGCGCCGGAGTCGCTACCCTCAGCAGCCTGGTTGGAAGATTCCGGGGCGTTGCCAGAGTCGGCAGCGGAAGCAGCAACGTTCATCACGGGAGCACAGTGGCGTTCCTCAGACTGAGACTTCTTGACTCGCTTGTTCTGGTGGCAGTCCTCAGAAGCACAGGTAGAGGCACAAGTGGAAGGAGGGCTAGGGTGGGAAGGGAACTGGAAAGCCTCGTTCTCGTCAAAGGACAGATCCTCGTCACCAATGAAGCTACCGTGGCCGAGAGAAACGACTGAAGAACCAGTGCAAGCACGAGGTCGGGTGATGTCAGCAGAGGCGTTGGCAGGCTGCTCAGCAAGGTTGACAAGGCTGTTGACGAAGTCGTCCTCAGAGTCAAACTCGGAAAAGTCTTCAAAGGTGGGGAGGCCGTGGGCAGCAGGGTTGAAGTCAAAAGACTGAGAAGCAATCTTGGGCTCAACCTTGATCTCGTCGGCACAGAACTCAGGAGCAAGAGTGCTGTTGATGGCGCCGGTACCGACAGTCAAGTTTCTTGGGTCGCAGAAGTCAACGTCCAAATCCGGAGTAGAGACAGATCGCGCATAGGGCGCgggagagggagaaagagaTGGTGTGGACAGGATGTCGCTGGCGGTGTTGCTAAGAGAGGGAACCTTTCCGAGTTGAGATTGGAGGTACACTACCAGACACAGTTAGCTTCCAGGTCTTTCCCGTATGTGCTCCACTATTTGAACGCTATGACAGCGCACTGCAGGCCTGCGCCTTGGTAGGTGATTGGGTTGAGAAAGCGGCAGCCAACGTCAGCACCACCTACTTTCCCGTAATTACCACCAAAAATAGGCCCAAGCCCGAATTTGCGGTACAATGCCATCATGCAGTTCCATATTTGGAACAATTTGTGATATGGGGATTTGTTTGCTTACCAGGTGTCATTGGAGGAGATCCGCAGTTCGACCAGTCGAGgactgctgtctcaacaggcTCCAAAGCCTCCTTGAAGCCGTCGAGGCCATCGAGACCTGAGAACATGGGGTTCATGGGAGTCTGAAGCACTTCACAGGCACTGGGGCTACCGATGGTGCTGCCAGAGGTTGACAGAGGTGGTGTCGATGGGAAGTAAGGGTTCTCGTAGAACTCGTTCTCCAACAAAATGGCGGGCTTATGCGACATTGGCTGAGGCGAGGCAGTGGGAGTCATGACGGCAGGGCCATTGCTGTACAGAGTGGGAGGCTGAGAGTTGCTGGCAGAACCGGGTCGTGAGTAGACGGGAGTAGAAGGCAACGTAGGGACCATGGGATACATGTGCATCTGTTGTTGAGGGTAGTGTTGTCGGACGTCATGCTTGGACTCTGTGTTGTAGAAGTAGAAAGGACCTTGGCCAATGGCCTGGGGCATCATTGTGGAATCCATTTCTAATCGAGACCATCATGTTAGCCACATTATGAATCGACTGGTATTCACAAGATTCCACAAACCTTTAAAGTTGGCTGTGGTGGTGAGTTTAGTTATTAATTGGTATTGGTGTATATTGTTTGCTGGGACTGGCTGTCGGCCTAAGGATGGTGTGGTGTTCGATTCCTTTTTTTGCTGTTCCAAAGAGTGGGTGTCGAGTTGTTGTAACTCGATGGTATTAGTTATGTTGGTTGGGGAAGTTCTTGTTGTACGTGAAGAGTCTCGAGATCAAGTTgaagcaagagcaagaggTTTAATCAAGTATATCGAGAGTGCCGCAAGTGGTTGTTTATAATGAATGTGAGGGACTCTCGAGATGAGGATATCCAGCAAATAAGAACGATTCAAAAGAAGGAAGAACCTGGCataaaagagaagaaagtaTTACACAGATCCGTCGATCATACCGTTTGATGAAGAGAGAAACGAAGGATGGACAAGCACGGGGACCGTGGAGTGATAAGTACTGACGACGAGGCCTGGCGTATTCACTCCAGATGCTCGATAGGCAGTTGGAAAACCCTCCATGTCGTGTCTCACTCGAACAAGCCAGGGTCAGGGAGCTGTGGATCAAGATCCACCACTACCACATCCCATTCTATGGGATCCACTAGCTTCACTTATTAGGTCCTGACACTCGCAATCTGTACACGCCCACGCACACCCTTCAGGGCCCAGTGGCGGACCAGACGGCAGAGTGCCCCCGGACCCCTGTCGAAGGACCCAAGTCATGTCTGGGGCAAGGGAAACATCCATCAGGTGCGGGCCTGGGCTTCCCTGGTCATTCTTCACATTAAGCCCATGGATGCCCTAATGCCTTCTGCCACTCTTGCCAGTACGGGCGACGGGGCCACGGTTTCCATCCACACCACAATGGCGCAGCCACTGCTCTTTTCTAATTCTGGACGAAACGTCGAGCCTATCCGTCGCCGGATGGCCCGCCGCGGTATGAGAGTAGCCTCCGAAGCCTATACCGTACCAATGCAACAACCCATGCCCCGACTGAATAAAGAGCTCGGCCATAAAGTAGTGGATAAGGTATGGATATGGATGTTTATGTGGATGCGCGTGTGAGAAGATGGATGGCACCAAAGAGCCAAAGGCTCACGAAAGAGCGTCCTCGGTCGCTTGTGCAAGTGTGCACAAGCTCCATGTCTTGCCCTTGGTGTCTCTTTTTGTGCTGTCTGtcacttttttcttttgttggTTGGTTTTTGTACGCGCGTGGTGAGTGATAATGTGTGGGCTTATCACCCACAACCCAGTCCACTTCTTCCAGTCTCAGCACAGCATAACCTGCCCTCCATCCATTAGTCTAGCACAATTCGACATCCGACGAACGGAACGAATGCCACAGCCGCCATTAACGATGAGCACATCCTGTTGCACATTTCTCTGCCTCCCTCATCTTATCCCTTCCATTCGTCTGCAAGGCTCTGTAATGCATGCTTATCCTATAGTCTCCAGCCAGTGGGGGTCTCAAGAATACCAGACAGACTGCGAGTTTAGCCATGATCCCAGCCAAGGCGCGCTATGGTGCGCTGCTACTCGCTACCAGTAGCCTCCCTATCGCTGGGTGGCACGCAAACCGTAAACCGCGTCACAAGGGCTGCATAATCCCGTTCACTGATAGGATAATGCCTTGGCGAGTCGGCGTGCATTGGATTCGCCGCGCCGCGCTGTCACAGAATACATAATAAACAACATGCGGTAATAGGTAATGAAGATTGGGCACGTTTAGAATGGATCCTGGCCGTGCACAACTCCAAAACTGTCCACTCGGAATTGCGTTGTGCACCGCTTCTGTCCATTGCACTGTCGACGGCGCCGATATGCACGCTTCCATTCGCCAGGCTATGTCGTGTCACATCCACCCGATGCATGGTAGGACATGCTATGCAAGGTACAGACTGCCGACGCCGCTGCTTCACTCGTGTGTAGGCCTCTTTAACTTGTTGATCACCTCGAAGCGGCCTCTGGCAGGCACTTGACTTGGTGGAGCGTCAGACGTCACCCGTCCCATTCCGTCCCATCTCTTGATTGCTCTGCGGCCCAAGTTGGAGGGAGCCTGTGGTGACGATGAGTTGCGTCGAGCTCTGGTTGGACATATGGCCACTAAAGAAACCGAACGGGGTGATGGATCACGACGCTTATTTGGCGGAAACCTTGATCAGTCATCGTTGGTATAGTAGGTGTAAGTTGAAACAACGACCGGAAACCAGATATCTGATCACAAAGTAGTCTTGCAGTCAATGCATGACCAGATCAGGTCATTTGTCTCGCTGAGTCGATCTTGTAAATCAAACTTGGATTGGTTGCTTATAGCCTAACGAATAGTTGGTACCAGAAACATTGGCCTCTGAAGTCTTGAGGTACagaaataaacagcctaagaagcCCGATCGAAGTACCATGCGCTGACCTACTTATTTCGTCTCCTATgtttctagcggccaatttttctgataccttgAAGGCTGGTTGCTTCCTCTCTGCAGCTGCTTGCCTGCGAGCTTGCCTATCAGTTGGCATGTTTTGCTTGACTCGCATGTGAACTATGATGGCGCAATAAACCAATGTGGCATACAACCATGCTGTGCAGATGTTCGTTCTCGAGTCAAGTGTTTGCTCGGTACTTGGTACATACATCCAGGCTACTTTAGTCTGGCTTGACAGAGAGAGACGTAATAATCATCTAAGTGTCGAAACAGATGAAGTTGGATTATCTTGCGCCGATAATGACAAGCAACTTCCATGTGGGCTACCACCGAAACTGATCAACGATAAGTGCAACGAGGCCTGCAGCACCAAAAATATGTGCACGTAGAAATATAGGTGGGCTAACACTGCCTTCACCCAGAATAGTGCAGGAATGTGAAGAGTCGGTGGGGTTCTCAGCATCGCCCCATACTCTGGGAGGCATCTGAGAAATAATTTTATGCGGCAAACCCGGGTGCTGCGCTGTGACATTAGTTTGGCTGGTTGGGTCTGCAGTTTTGCATAAAACAAAACCTGACGGGACGGAGCGCCAGCGGCACCTACTAATTTTGGGCAAGCGTGCACtaaactactaacctaggaTACCACTACGAGCAGTCGGCTCAAGCATTAGTACGAGATAATGGATAGCACTTTGGGTTACTAACGTTAGTTGGCATCTCGTTCCTGACTGAGCTGAACTTACATTATTATCTGTAACATCATAGTGCGCCAGTTGTGGAGAGAGAGATAGTGGATGATCTATTGCGCATGGCGTTGCTGCTTTATGACGATGAGCGAGGGATTGCGTAAGTCTCGTCATGACTTTCATGTAAGGTACCGATGGAGCGGCCAACTGCAGCTATTCTGCTCCAGTGTTAGTTATTGGGTATTGGTGCTTCTCCATACCTTGGTACTGGTAATTCTGTACATATCTTGACTGGACTTCAAAGGATTGACCAGCGTTGCTTCTATCATGCGATCGTCCCAGGGAACCTTGTTCTGGGTAGGCATCATGGTTCCTTCCCTGAGGATAAGGTAATTTGGCATTATTACCTAACAAGGGCAAGACCGACCCAGCCAACCGTCCCTGCTAGTGATAGGCTGTCAAAATTATCGAAGGGTccaaagaagacgagatGACTTCTAAATGTAACGTCAGGGAAGCATTTCTCCACCGTCCATTGATAGCATCCATTGCTGGGGACTGGGAGCTGGGATTCAGGTCCCCGAGCCCTGTCTGAGTAGTGACACTTGCCCTCCGGCCCTGGACCCGGCCAATCGCCCATACATAATCTGAAATCACCTTCTGGGGAAGGTCCTTCTCGATCGGGCCTTGGCTCGTTAGTTGCTTCGTTCCTCTGGTCTATCTAGGCGTTGTAGTGCgtctgttctgttctgtccACTGGCTGTACAGAGGACTGGGCTGCCTAGGTCTATGTTGGCCCGGCCTCCCGGCCTGCGGTAATTTTCTACAACTAAAACTACCTATTACTACCATAGCCAAGCTAGACAGTACGGTTATGGATGGCTTTCGAGCTCAAAATACGCCACTTGATTTCTACATACTTCGCTTGCCGCTATCTGCGCACGAGGAAGCCAATGCACGGATCATGGTGCAACGACGCCATGCTACAATTGACCACCAGAATGTGGACTGACTGTGTTGACGAGTCAAGCATCTTGGTACCAACGACAGTAGCAATCATGATACTCGTCTACAAATCCGTTCCTCAAATTCAACCCCGCTCTCATACAGACGCAAGGCATAACATCCAAGAATTCGGTGCTCACTGGTCTAAATCGGAGCCTCCCGTCTCCCAGTTCCATCTTGCTGGATACAATCCGTTTCACCATTGTGCCCACAGCGAGTCAGATCAAGCATGTCTGGTATCGAGGATTGGGATCGAGATCTGCACTAACACGGACGTTCCACGACGATATTCCGAAATACACTATGGTGCGCTTTGATAATACCCTGCACTTTTGCCTCGTGTCTGAGTTGCTGTCATCCCAACTTCCATCTGCCTTTCCAGGGTCTGTCCGGGTTCAATATTGACAACATCCACGCAAGCAGGCAAGACACTGAAGACTGTGTACCGCCACTTGCCGCTATCATAGGTACATCAGTTGGCTGGCGTCACAGTAAATGGCCAACTAGGACCAACGGGAGGCTAGGACTAGGGTTCCTTTCATGTAGGACCCTACATCAATGATGGATCTCCTCAGCAATATCTCTTGAGGCTTGACCCATCTGGCATCAAACCCGCAACCGAGCCGTAATCTGAGCCCTTCTCTGTGAGAGCAGGCATTACGTAGTAGCCGGCTATTGGCAACAATCACCTTGTTGGTACATACATGGTTTCCAATACTCTAGAAGGCCTGGCTCAGGACGGAAATGTCACCGAAGAGAAACAGCCCCAAACGGACTAATTGTCCTTTTGTTCACAATGGGCTCGATGGCCGAGGATTGACACCGGGCCACACAATTGCCCGCCTCAGAAGTGGCTTCGCTCAAAAAGTCGATGTTCCAGAAGGTCTAAAGAGTCTCGGCAAGGGACCGTCAATCTTCAAACTCGTCATTGACGGGTGAAACACTACAACTATCAATACATGCTTCGACTCGTGTACTCTGACGCACGCTCAGTCTTAGCGTCACCAAATCTGCAGCATGACATGATCCGACCCTCTATCTATGTCTCGAACTTTTAGAGCTGGGCTGGACGATGTTTCCAACAATACAGTGTACGAATGTTTCTGGTTTCCACCTCATTATCAGACTCAAGTCTTGCCAATGGCGGTTCGGCCCACTACACTTGACCATTTTCTCTTTCAGGCACGACGTTACAGATGGCAAGCAGAGTGGATATCTGATAGTCATAAACCATGCCCGTTATGAAGGACATGACCGAATTGTGGCCGTTCATATATACCAGCCTAAAATCCCCCGGGCTGAGTCCCATTGGCCAACAAAGAGACTGCCTCAAACCTGAAACCCTAGCTGATGCATAAAGCTGTTGTTTCTACTTGTAGTGCCAGTATTATACTTTGGGGTTGCATTAGCCAGGAACAATGCATACGAGCAGCACATTACGGAATAGCGTGTGGGGCGATGGCTCAAACGAGCACACTGAGCACGACTCGACGCACAAACAAGGCACAAATCGACATCTCATTTCCTGATGCAAGCCACATATGCACAAGCACCTGAGCGCACACGAAATCCATCGCTCAATCCATCCTCGCATCGTTTTAGTCCTGACATGGACTCGGACTTGTGCCCCTGCGTTCGGACTTGTGCTGGTGCTTATGCATTCGAGCGCCCGCACGTGCGTCTCCAGGACGGATCACTGTTCTCATACGGTCATAGTCACGCCAGGATGTTAGGCGAGCCTTGCGGTAGTAAAAATCTCATCCTATGACAGAACGTTTGACGAAATAGTTCAATCAGCTCTCCAATATATGTGCCCTGGCGGCTGTCTCTTTATTTTCTGTATCCTTATCTCAGGTACGGTTACAGAGTACTGAGGCTTCGATTTCCCTCTAGGCGAGGCGGCGGCGATTATTCTATTGATAACTATTACAACTGAGAAAAACTTTCTCGAACCATCATGCTAAGAGACCATAAATACTAGATACAAGATAGGAACCTTCCTACCCCATTGGCTGCACAAGAAGTGTTCAATCGGCTCAACTCATATTTTCCAAATCAATTCCCCCATCACTCCTCTCTTTATGTTTCA is part of the Fusarium poae strain DAOMC 252244 chromosome 4, whole genome shotgun sequence genome and encodes:
- a CDS encoding hypothetical protein (BUSCO:13405at5125), which translates into the protein MTSEQLNVIALISGGKDSFFNLIHCIEHGHRIVALANLFPGSGSGSGTLTSDSSSGTYSGVNGIPRGQSPFRQEDATEAGPRTSDHTSPDILSPEGFQHIHPETWVPQPSERHGHDGQDSGEPSETDLNSFMYQTVGHEVLPLYAAATGLPLYRLPITGRAVRHERDYDATVEAQGKDQGDSADETESMLPLLQAIVARHPEANAVCAGAILSTYQRTRVESIALRLGLVPLAYLWQYPILPPPPGAIADDTQLLIDMANAGLEARIIKVASAGLDEDHLWERVSSETGSRRVKSALRKFGSTQGAAALGEGGEFETLVVDGPSSLFRKKISILEQGRKIVREGGGCSWLLLAGARVEDKQDPAPKPTVRVPDLLDPRFKAVFDELPLPLDQLKDTDASAVTGKWVPPTRDTVSSTEDVETQRWFILPDATTGERSIQEETLQVAGKIRVLASEAGIQLSQVISTIIVLRRMSDFPKVNGEYGKLFPKPNPPSRVTISCGDLLPKGVNIAVYLNAPTSKTSQDRNGLHVQSRSYWAPANIGPYSQAIDVPVTAHHQATGLRCISIAGQIPLIPATMLLPNPSEKSHELQIVLSLQHLWRVGQEMKVQWWTSSVAYFPRAASSVEIQRSAQHAGCVWRKAHGSPDEEEEADGGPDLWDLKFNPAYMSLGNDDKTARKAIPDWDALPLRQQNEPETCVPPMFAAEVEELPRQSAVEWHAHNGLSRVEEGSLVLVPPLEVNALGWNTWHSVVTTETATVVYSTVSYAGADGDQSLALSDLKTDMQKVIRESFQRFLHHGPEAVRSKLSMVYADALQVKSIWDSTGDNCETALIPCRSIWSSEGHSVMVVGLFETTLMRGS
- a CDS encoding hypothetical protein (BUSCO:30731at5125), translating into MDSTMMPQAIGQGPFYFYNTESKHDVRQHYPQQQMHMYPMVPTLPSTPVYSRPGSASNSQPPTLYSNGPAVMTPTASPQPMSHKPAILLENEFYENPYFPSTPPLSTSGSTIGSPSACEVLQTPMNPMFSGLDGLDGFKEALEPVETAVLDWSNCGSPPMTPGKQTNPHITNLYLQSQLGKVPSLSNTASDILSTPSLSPSPAPYARSVSTPDLDVDFCDPRNLTVGTGAINSTLAPEFCADEIKVEPKIASQSFDFNPAAHGLPTFEDFSEFDSEDDFVNSLVNLAEQPANASADITRPRACTGSSVVSLGHGSFIGDEDLSFDENEAFQFPSHPSPPSTCASTCASEDCHQNKRVKKSQSEERHCAPVMNVAASAADSGNAPESSNQAAEGSDSGASSGSEGSPAPLPAPANRRGRKQSLTEDPSKTFVCDLCNRRFRRQEHLKRHYRSLHTQEKPFECNECGKKFSRSDNLAQHARTHGSGAIVMNLIDDDSHAYDASMVSAADDYSNYGKVLFQIASEVPGSASELSSDEGSNQDKKKRKRSD
- a CDS encoding hypothetical protein (TransMembrane:1 (o112-129i)), with product MMPTQNKVPWDDRMIEATLVNPLKSSQDMYRITSTKLQLAAPSVPYMKVMTRLTQSLAHHPTSQTNVTAQHPGLPHKIISQMPPRVWGDAENPTDSSHSCTILGEGSVSPPIFLRAHIFGAAGLVALIVDQFRW